The following are encoded together in the Arcobacter aquimarinus genome:
- a CDS encoding SixA phosphatase family protein: protein MKKLYILRHTKKEDEDLNIDDYDRNLSKEGIAEAEKIAKDFASRNHKIDLIVSSPANRTRQTAEIFAKYLNYNKTVMLNDVLYMAFVNELLETISYTFDTIDSMIIVGHNPSLTALAVTLVGFKEKFQMGGIMEIEFDCNSWIDISKENAKLISYEVPK from the coding sequence ATGAAAAAACTTTATATATTAAGACACACAAAAAAAGAAGATGAAGATTTAAACATTGATGACTATGATAGAAACTTGTCTAAAGAAGGAATAGCTGAAGCAGAAAAAATTGCTAAGGATTTTGCAAGTAGAAATCATAAAATTGATTTAATTGTATCAAGTCCGGCAAATAGAACTCGTCAAACAGCTGAAATATTTGCTAAATATTTAAATTATAATAAGACTGTAATGTTAAATGATGTCTTATATATGGCATTTGTAAATGAATTATTAGAAACTATTTCTTATACATTTGATACTATAGATTCTATGATAATAGTAGGTCATAACCCTTCATTAACTGCCCTTGCTGTTACACTAGTAGGTTTCAAAGAAAAATTCCAAATGGGTGGAATTATGGAAATAGAATTTGACTGTAATAGTTGGATTGATATATCAAAAGAGAATGCTAAACTTATTAGCTATGAAGTTCCAAAATAA
- the htpX gene encoding zinc metalloprotease HtpX, with the protein MEQTKTIFLLTFLTVLFVFIGYSFGGTSGMLIAFLVAGGMNFYAYYYSDKQVLKHYDATLLEDVRHPVYRITQKLTSKAGLPMPKVYLIPDHTPNAFATGRNHENAAIAVTMGLYEMLNEDELEGVIAHELSHIKHYDILIGTIAAVFAGAIAMIANMMQFSSMMGNNRQNANPIMMIIMAILLPIAASIIQMTVSRSREYMADEGAARMTGNPAGLQSALSKLENYARSGHQIHNATEQTAHMFIINPFSGLKSNLGNLFRTHPTTEDRIARLEELKFELRTK; encoded by the coding sequence ATGGAACAAACTAAAACAATTTTTTTACTTACATTTCTGACAGTATTATTTGTGTTTATAGGTTATTCTTTTGGAGGAACTTCAGGAATGTTGATAGCATTTTTAGTCGCAGGTGGAATGAATTTTTATGCATATTATTATTCTGATAAACAAGTTTTAAAACACTATGATGCAACTTTATTAGAGGATGTTAGACATCCAGTATATAGAATTACTCAAAAACTAACATCAAAGGCAGGACTTCCTATGCCTAAGGTTTATTTAATTCCTGATCATACTCCAAATGCTTTTGCAACAGGCAGAAATCATGAAAATGCAGCTATCGCTGTAACTATGGGATTATATGAAATGCTGAATGAAGATGAACTTGAAGGTGTAATTGCACATGAATTATCTCATATTAAACACTATGATATTTTAATAGGAACAATTGCTGCTGTTTTTGCAGGTGCTATTGCGATGATAGCTAATATGATGCAATTTAGTTCTATGATGGGAAATAATAGACAAAATGCTAACCCAATTATGATGATTATTATGGCTATTTTACTTCCAATAGCAGCATCAATTATACAAATGACAGTAAGTAGGAGTAGAGAATATATGGCAGATGAAGGAGCTGCAAGAATGACAGGAAATCCTGCAGGTTTACAAAGTGCATTATCAAAACTTGAAAATTATGCAAGAAGTGGTCATCAAATTCATAATGCGACTGAACAAACAGCTCATATGTTTATAATAAATCCATTTTCAGGATTGAAATCAAATCTTGGGAATTTATTTAGAACACATCCTACAACAGAAGATCGAATAGCAAGACTAGAAGAGTTAAAATTTGAATTAAGAACAAAATAA